A portion of the Lysinibacillus timonensis genome contains these proteins:
- a CDS encoding NAD(P)/FAD-dependent oxidoreductase: protein MSKKQYDAIVVGAGFAGLYMLYKLRERGLKVRVIEAADGVGGTWYWSRYPGARCDSDSIYYSFTFSEDLYKKWRWPERYSAQPDILKYLNFVADELDLRPDIQFKTRVSKASFNDESKKWEIETDTNEKFEAKYFISGVGCLSTTNIPPFEGVDSFKGEKYHTGRWPHEKVDFKGKRVVIIGNGSSGVQAMPLIAEEAEELTLLMRTPHYVGEARNHPLEEKHHEEAFANYNKIRDAFLSTPGGIDSYTTGKSATELTDEEQKKELDYVWETGALALQSVFTDVTVNKETNYVVSQYVRDKIDEIVEDEETAKALHPDYYIGTKRLIIGTNYYEMFNRDNVNLVTLNDNPIVRIVENGVELKNGKIECDVIVFATGYDTMTGTILRMDIRGRNGQPLKEKWQDGKVVKTYLGLSVQNFPNFFMITGPQSPSVLTNMPSSIEQHVDWIDRCIEHLEENNIQLIEAKEDAEIEWAKQCDDIANTTLYPYTNSWYTGANLDGTTKRSGFVIYVGGLNNYRKICDEVADNNYEGFTLVESEVLS from the coding sequence ATGAGTAAAAAACAATATGATGCTATTGTAGTAGGTGCGGGTTTTGCTGGTCTATATATGCTTTATAAATTAAGAGAGCGTGGTTTAAAAGTAAGAGTGATTGAGGCAGCAGATGGTGTTGGTGGAACTTGGTATTGGAGTCGATATCCAGGGGCAAGATGTGACTCAGATTCTATCTATTATAGTTTCACATTCTCAGAAGATTTATATAAAAAATGGAGATGGCCAGAACGTTATTCTGCACAACCAGATATCTTAAAATATTTAAACTTTGTAGCGGATGAGTTAGACTTGCGACCAGATATACAATTTAAAACACGTGTGTCAAAAGCAAGCTTTAATGATGAAAGTAAAAAATGGGAAATTGAAACGGACACGAACGAAAAATTTGAAGCGAAATACTTTATAAGTGGTGTGGGATGTTTATCAACAACAAATATACCACCATTTGAAGGTGTTGATTCATTTAAAGGAGAGAAATATCATACTGGGCGCTGGCCACATGAAAAAGTAGACTTCAAAGGGAAACGAGTTGTTATTATTGGAAACGGTTCCAGCGGAGTTCAGGCAATGCCTTTAATAGCTGAGGAAGCTGAAGAATTAACATTATTAATGCGTACACCACACTATGTAGGTGAAGCACGTAACCATCCATTAGAAGAAAAACACCATGAAGAAGCTTTTGCTAATTACAATAAAATTCGTGATGCATTTCTCTCAACACCTGGTGGAATTGACTCCTATACAACAGGTAAGTCCGCAACAGAATTAACGGATGAAGAACAAAAGAAAGAGCTTGATTATGTATGGGAGACTGGTGCTTTAGCACTTCAATCTGTGTTTACCGATGTAACAGTTAACAAAGAAACAAACTATGTTGTATCCCAATATGTACGGGACAAAATTGATGAAATTGTTGAAGATGAGGAAACGGCAAAAGCTCTACATCCTGATTACTATATCGGGACAAAACGATTAATCATTGGAACAAACTATTATGAAATGTTTAATCGTGATAATGTGAACCTAGTTACATTAAATGATAATCCAATTGTACGGATTGTCGAAAACGGTGTTGAGCTGAAAAATGGTAAGATTGAATGCGACGTCATTGTCTTTGCAACAGGTTATGATACAATGACAGGTACAATTTTAAGAATGGATATTCGAGGACGCAATGGTCAACCTCTTAAAGAAAAATGGCAAGACGGAAAGGTAGTAAAAACGTATTTAGGATTATCCGTACAAAACTTCCCGAATTTCTTTATGATTACCGGTCCACAAAGTCCTTCAGTGTTAACAAATATGCCTTCATCTATTGAGCAACATGTTGATTGGATTGACAGATGTATTGAACATTTAGAAGAGAACAATATTCAATTAATTGAAGCGAAAGAAGATGCTGAAATAGAGTGGGCTAAACAGTGTGATGATATTGCAAATACAACTTTATACCCGTATACGAACTCATGGTATACAGGTGCTAATCTTGACGGAACTACGAAGCGTAGTGGATTTGTCATTTATGTTGGTGGATTAAATAATTATCGTAAGATTTGTGATGAGGTTGCAGATAACAATTACGAAGGCTTTACTTTAGTAGAGTCAGAAGTATTGAGTTAA
- the sstT gene encoding serine/threonine transporter SstT: MKNIIHKWTEISLVMRILLGLILGVILAVTIPNYTQWITIFGTLFTSALKAVAPILVLFLVISAISNHKVGKQTNMKSIIVLYAIGTFSAGAIGVIASYLFPVTLTLTTGAEDVSPPEGILDVLQTLLFNIVDNPVNALLNGNYLGILTWAILIGLLLRKAADTTKTVIANVSEAITTLVKWVIELAPFGIMGLVFSAISTNGLDSLLDYGHLLTLLLGCFFFIALVVNPIITFIFTRQNPYPLVWSTLKESGLTAFFTRSSAANIPVNLTLCKKLELDENTYSVSIPLGATINMAGAAVTISVLTLAAANTLGVEVDIFTAIILMVLSAVSAAGASGVAGGSLLLIPLACSLLGISNDIAMQVIGVGFIISVLQDSCETALNSSSDVLFTATADIAKKRKEA, from the coding sequence ATGAAAAACATTATACATAAGTGGACTGAAATTAGTCTTGTTATGCGTATTCTGTTAGGGCTAATATTAGGTGTTATTTTAGCTGTAACTATACCAAATTACACGCAATGGATTACTATTTTCGGTACTTTATTTACAAGTGCACTGAAAGCCGTCGCACCAATTTTAGTTTTATTCTTAGTAATTTCTGCCATCTCGAACCACAAGGTTGGTAAACAAACAAATATGAAGTCAATTATCGTACTTTATGCGATTGGGACATTCTCTGCTGGAGCTATCGGTGTTATTGCTAGTTATTTATTCCCAGTAACATTAACCCTTACTACAGGGGCTGAAGATGTATCGCCACCTGAAGGGATCTTAGATGTACTACAAACATTATTATTCAATATTGTAGACAATCCAGTAAATGCCTTATTAAATGGTAACTATCTTGGTATTCTTACTTGGGCAATCTTAATTGGTCTTTTATTACGAAAAGCAGCAGATACTACTAAAACAGTGATTGCTAACGTTTCTGAAGCTATAACAACACTCGTAAAGTGGGTAATTGAATTAGCACCATTTGGTATTATGGGTCTTGTTTTCTCTGCAATTTCTACTAATGGATTAGATTCTCTATTAGATTACGGTCATCTTTTAACTTTACTACTTGGATGTTTCTTCTTTATCGCATTAGTTGTCAACCCGATTATTACATTTATTTTTACACGTCAAAACCCATATCCACTTGTATGGAGTACATTAAAAGAAAGTGGGTTAACAGCATTCTTTACAAGAAGTTCTGCTGCAAACATTCCTGTAAACTTAACATTGTGTAAAAAATTGGAATTAGATGAAAATACGTATTCTGTTTCAATTCCACTAGGTGCTACAATTAATATGGCAGGTGCTGCAGTTACAATTTCCGTTTTAACTTTGGCAGCAGCAAACACACTTGGAGTAGAGGTTGATATTTTCACTGCTATTATTTTAATGGTATTATCTGCAGTTTCTGCTGCTGGTGCATCAGGAGTTGCCGGTGGATCATTATTACTTATTCCACTTGCTTGTAGTTTACTAGGTATATCGAACGATATTGCAATGCAAGTTATCGGTGTTGGTTTTATCATTAGCGTATTACAAGATTCTTGTGAAACTGCATTAAACTCTTCTTCCGACGTGCTCTTTACTGCAACAGCTGATATTGCAAAAAAACGTAAAGAAGCTTAA
- a CDS encoding HpcH/HpaI aldolase/citrate lyase family protein — MENKLKTKMLKGETTLGTFHELGSASAIECLGYAGLDYVIIDSEHGPFSAESIQSYVRAAKIGEITPLVRVNGERNSILKMLDAGAMGLIIPNIHTVDEVKEVIKGSKYYPIGERGVAPTSGNSFWYADYTTRGLDHFFKVSNRETLIIPQCETLGCLENIEEIVNLVGVDGIFIGPYDLSTALGKPGQFEDQEVKKAIQKVLDACKSANKFSFIYAGSVADIREKFDLGFHSVAYGMDAIVLAEAFKDVVNNVNSKEQESK; from the coding sequence ATGGAAAATAAACTAAAAACAAAAATGTTAAAAGGTGAAACAACTCTAGGAACCTTTCATGAGTTAGGAAGTGCTTCTGCAATCGAGTGTTTAGGATATGCAGGACTTGATTATGTAATAATAGATTCAGAACATGGTCCATTTAGTGCTGAATCCATACAAAGTTATGTGCGCGCAGCCAAAATAGGAGAAATTACACCATTGGTACGTGTAAATGGGGAACGTAATTCAATATTAAAAATGTTGGATGCTGGAGCAATGGGGTTGATTATCCCGAATATACACACAGTGGACGAAGTAAAAGAAGTTATTAAGGGTAGCAAATACTATCCGATTGGCGAACGAGGCGTAGCACCTACAAGCGGTAACTCTTTTTGGTATGCAGATTATACAACTCGAGGTTTGGATCACTTCTTCAAAGTTAGTAATCGTGAAACATTAATTATTCCCCAATGTGAAACCCTTGGTTGTTTAGAAAATATCGAAGAAATTGTTAATCTAGTTGGTGTTGATGGTATCTTTATCGGACCGTATGATTTATCAACAGCTTTAGGTAAACCTGGGCAATTTGAAGATCAAGAGGTAAAGAAGGCCATTCAAAAAGTATTGGATGCATGTAAATCGGCAAACAAATTCTCATTTATATATGCAGGGTCTGTAGCGGATATCAGAGAAAAATTCGATTTAGGATTTCATTCAGTTGCATATGGTATGGATGCGATTGTGCTAGCGGAAGCATTTAAAGATGTAGTGAACAATGTCAACTCCAAAGAACAAGAAAGTAAATAA
- a CDS encoding aminopeptidase → MLVNFEENLKKYAKLLVSKGINVQPGDWVKMTINVDQAPLARLITQEAYTLGAEKVIVKWSDDEISKLHYLHQPTEVLTSIPSYEIEESEDHVLNHRVSRLSIISSDPGLLNEVDPAKVAAFQSVAGKAFHVQRKATQNDDLKWTVAAAAGAAWAAKVFPNLESEEEQVDALWDQIFKTCRVYEEDPIKAWDDHKNTLNEKAAKLNEIQFDALHYTAPGTDLTLGLPKNHIWVCAESYNPKGEEFIANMPTEEVFTAPDTRRMDGVVRSTKPLSYAGTLIEGIEAHFKDGKIVNISAEKGDEAIKKLVFDNEGGTGLGEIALVPDPSPISQSGITFFNTLFDENASNHIAIGSAYPTTIQGGTKMSADELKENGLNLSTVHVDFMIGSNHMNIDGIKQDGTVVPIFRNGDWAI, encoded by the coding sequence ATGTTAGTTAACTTTGAAGAAAACTTAAAAAAATATGCTAAACTTTTAGTTTCTAAAGGAATTAATGTACAACCAGGTGATTGGGTTAAAATGACCATTAATGTAGATCAAGCACCTTTAGCTCGACTAATAACGCAAGAAGCATATACGCTTGGCGCTGAAAAAGTCATTGTAAAGTGGTCCGATGATGAAATTAGTAAATTACATTATCTTCACCAACCAACGGAAGTGTTAACATCTATTCCTTCTTACGAAATTGAAGAGTCCGAAGACCATGTATTAAATCATCGTGTAAGTAGACTTTCCATTATTTCAAGTGACCCTGGTCTACTAAATGAAGTAGATCCAGCAAAAGTTGCTGCATTTCAATCTGTTGCAGGGAAAGCCTTTCATGTACAACGAAAAGCAACACAAAATGATGATTTAAAGTGGACAGTTGCGGCAGCAGCAGGAGCAGCGTGGGCAGCCAAAGTATTTCCTAACCTAGAATCAGAGGAAGAACAAGTTGACGCACTATGGGACCAAATCTTTAAAACATGTCGCGTTTATGAAGAAGATCCAATAAAAGCTTGGGATGATCATAAGAATACGTTAAATGAAAAAGCTGCGAAGTTAAATGAAATTCAGTTCGATGCTCTTCATTACACCGCACCTGGTACTGATTTAACTTTAGGCTTACCTAAAAACCATATTTGGGTTTGTGCAGAAAGCTATAATCCTAAAGGTGAAGAATTCATAGCAAACATGCCAACTGAAGAAGTGTTTACTGCTCCAGACACTCGTCGTATGGACGGAGTCGTACGTAGCACGAAACCATTAAGCTACGCAGGTACATTAATTGAAGGCATCGAAGCTCATTTTAAAGATGGGAAGATTGTAAATATCTCTGCAGAAAAAGGCGATGAGGCCATTAAAAAGTTAGTATTTGATAACGAAGGTGGAACAGGTCTAGGAGAAATTGCGTTAGTTCCTGACCCATCACCTATTTCACAATCAGGAATCACATTCTTTAACACACTATTCGATGAAAATGCATCCAATCACATAGCAATCGGATCTGCTTATCCAACAACTATTCAAGGCGGGACGAAGATGAGTGCAGACGAATTAAAAGAAAATGGGTTAAATTTATCAACAGTTCATGTTGATTTTATGATTGGTTCTAATCATATGAATATTGATGGCATTAAACAAGATGGCACTGTTGTTCCGATTTTCCGTAACGGTGACTGGGCGATATAA
- a CDS encoding response regulator transcription factor produces MQIQSWAMKERMKGAVHLQSQEEQICYILHAFEELFQGDKISFFRFSPVGFVGEGVAFLEKGELHALAYIRDDIRNLPVIRQAVEKKKPVYYKGQDIITQITSRYQRDVPLNTLLVVPLVANNMTIAYICSEYIIKDFHTSSKLMDDLFIFGKISGELLIQIPNHSHPKLSPRESEILKALANGLSTKEMAMTLSLSEATIKQYIKSILTKLDAKNRAHAVSIYMTLNQ; encoded by the coding sequence ATGCAAATACAATCATGGGCAATGAAAGAGCGGATGAAGGGCGCTGTACATTTGCAATCCCAAGAGGAACAAATCTGTTATATTCTTCATGCATTTGAGGAACTATTTCAAGGGGACAAAATATCATTCTTTCGCTTTAGCCCCGTAGGATTTGTCGGAGAAGGTGTGGCATTCTTAGAAAAAGGCGAGCTTCACGCACTAGCTTACATTCGGGATGATATTAGAAATCTACCAGTAATTAGACAGGCGGTAGAAAAAAAGAAACCCGTTTATTATAAAGGGCAAGATATTATTACGCAAATTACCAGTCGTTATCAACGAGATGTACCATTAAACACGTTACTTGTCGTTCCGTTGGTTGCTAATAATATGACTATTGCTTATATTTGCAGTGAATATATAATTAAAGACTTTCATACCTCATCCAAACTAATGGATGATCTATTCATATTCGGAAAAATATCTGGAGAACTACTTATCCAAATACCGAATCATTCACACCCTAAACTTAGTCCCCGTGAAAGTGAAATATTAAAAGCTTTAGCAAATGGGCTTTCTACAAAAGAAATGGCAATGACCCTTTCACTGAGTGAAGCAACCATTAAACAGTATATTAAGTCAATATTGACAAAGCTTGACGCAAAGAATAGAGCTCATGCCGTTTCTATCTATATGACACTAAACCAATGA
- a CDS encoding alpha/beta hydrolase has translation MGLADKAKLYLEAFYSGPKLQDLTPDQVRAALGGAPAPEGIEVPTVGKVEDRQIPVADSEIAVRVYTPEGQGPFPLFVYYHGGGWVIGDLNTSDAGCRLLAEKTGRVVVSVDYRLAPENKFPVPVEDSYAALVWAHNHATELNAIADDIVVGGDSAGGNLATVMAILSQEKSGPTVTAQALIYPVTNLDFTTPSYEKFAEGYGLDKDLMIWFGEYYVNNELEYKNPYISPLLYVNVSALPPTIIIAAENDVLFDEGVQYYDKLKEAGVRVEHTTVPESIHGFFNNYAVFSEEINTTVSSISTFLNTIK, from the coding sequence ATGGGCTTAGCAGATAAGGCTAAATTGTATTTAGAGGCATTTTATAGTGGACCTAAACTTCAAGATCTAACGCCAGACCAAGTTAGGGCAGCGTTAGGTGGTGCTCCTGCTCCAGAGGGAATTGAGGTTCCAACAGTAGGTAAAGTGGAAGATCGACAAATACCAGTTGCGGATTCAGAGATTGCAGTACGTGTCTATACACCAGAGGGGCAGGGACCGTTTCCGTTATTTGTTTACTATCACGGTGGTGGCTGGGTGATCGGGGACTTAAATACTTCAGATGCAGGTTGTCGTTTGTTAGCAGAAAAAACAGGACGAGTAGTCGTATCTGTTGATTATCGATTGGCACCAGAAAACAAATTCCCTGTTCCAGTCGAAGATAGTTATGCTGCCTTAGTCTGGGCACATAATCATGCGACTGAGTTAAATGCAATAGCAGATGATATCGTTGTTGGTGGAGATTCAGCTGGTGGTAATCTAGCTACCGTAATGGCAATCCTTAGTCAAGAAAAAAGTGGACCAACTGTTACAGCTCAAGCATTAATTTATCCTGTGACAAATTTAGATTTCACAACTCCTTCTTACGAAAAATTTGCTGAAGGGTATGGTCTTGATAAAGATTTAATGATTTGGTTTGGTGAATATTACGTAAATAATGAACTGGAATATAAAAATCCATACATTTCACCTTTATTGTACGTAAATGTAAGCGCTTTACCACCTACGATTATTATTGCTGCTGAAAACGATGTGTTATTTGATGAGGGTGTGCAATATTACGATAAATTAAAGGAAGCTGGCGTAAGAGTAGAACATACAACTGTTCCTGAGAGTATCCATGGCTTCTTTAACAATTATGCTGTCTTTAGTGAGGAGATTAATACTACTGTCAGTTCAATCTCGACTTTTTTAAACACGATAAAGTGA
- a CDS encoding DUF1284 domain-containing protein produces the protein MFKLRGHHLFCLLGYRGMGYSKQYVENMTRIHRTLRANPTTLIELVKGPDQLCEKYPNSGDYHCQDVNIYERDAVILEKVGLRVGQIVEWKTIEERIQNYVNPSDIQTICSTCNWRSYGVCEEGIRMIIDKKGLWEV, from the coding sequence ATGTTTAAATTAAGAGGACATCATTTGTTCTGTCTTTTAGGTTATCGGGGAATGGGATACTCAAAACAGTATGTTGAAAATATGACTCGTATTCACCGAACATTAAGAGCAAATCCTACTACCTTAATTGAGCTCGTTAAAGGTCCAGATCAACTGTGCGAAAAATATCCGAACTCAGGGGATTACCATTGCCAAGACGTCAATATTTACGAACGAGATGCTGTTATTTTGGAAAAAGTGGGACTTAGGGTAGGCCAAATAGTAGAATGGAAAACAATTGAGGAGCGCATTCAAAACTACGTTAACCCTTCAGATATACAGACTATTTGTTCTACATGTAATTGGCGATCTTATGGTGTTTGTGAAGAAGGTATTCGTATGATAATCGATAAAAAAGGATTATGGGAGGTTTAG